From one Melioribacteraceae bacterium genomic stretch:
- a CDS encoding phosphoribosylanthranilate isomerase — protein MQKPRVKICCISSIEEMKLAVKYGASAIGLVAEMPSGPGVISDELIEEIATQTPPGISTFLLTSRQTVNGIIEHQKRCKTNTIQIVDRLIEGTHKELKNALPGISIVQVIHVNDESSVHEAITVSESVDAILLDSGNQKLDVKVLGGTGKTHDWSLSKKIVESISKPVFLAGGLNPSNVRDAVETVKPFGIDLCSGVRTNGLLDDEKLREFFERL, from the coding sequence ATGCAAAAACCAAGAGTAAAAATCTGCTGCATTTCTTCAATTGAAGAGATGAAGCTAGCCGTAAAATACGGCGCTTCTGCAATTGGACTGGTGGCAGAAATGCCAAGCGGACCGGGAGTTATTTCGGATGAATTAATTGAAGAAATTGCAACTCAAACACCGCCGGGAATTTCTACTTTTCTTTTAACCAGCCGACAAACTGTTAATGGGATTATCGAACATCAAAAGAGATGTAAAACAAATACCATACAGATTGTCGATCGTTTAATCGAAGGAACACATAAGGAATTGAAAAATGCATTGCCGGGAATTTCAATTGTACAGGTTATTCATGTTAATGATGAATCCTCGGTACATGAAGCAATTACTGTTTCTGAAAGCGTTGATGCAATTTTACTCGATAGTGGTAATCAAAAATTAGATGTGAAAGTGCTCGGCGGTACCGGAAAAACTCACGATTGGTCGCTCAGTAAAAAAATTGTTGAGTCAATATCAAAACCGGTTTTTCTCGCCGGTGGATTAAACCCAAGTAACGTAAGGGATGCCGTAGAAACCGTTAAGCCGTTCGGAATTGATCTTTGCAGCGGTGTTAGGACTAATGGATTGCTTGATGATGAAAAGCTTAGAGAATTTTTTGAAAGATTGTAG
- a CDS encoding TonB-dependent receptor, with protein sequence MMLSNQKEIQPIKSSPAFSFINNFPLQSVSIFQLISLLIIFAILLNSKISAQEDELTKLLQLDLEELTDLKIISATKRLNRISEVPATVRVIKTDEIKENGYLTLEEILSDLPGFQFRNIQGFNSYVFQRGIINQNNYTLLLVDGVEINELSSGGFYAGGQFNLEDIEQIEVVYGPASSLYGTNAISGVINIITKNPEAENEIHISGLIGSFNTYTINSSYSFYDEEEKLGLRISGMYYNSEKADLAGVNGDFNWSPDMENFERDYSLNLKTAYNNFILGVLFQNKQASRTTNYRSVGTNYLDKNSLWNISFANIFMKHSLFIQDNLDIQSKVAYTNTTVHDNTIAYVTDTSQVGYYRPNYSLTAELVTYYQPLSELKLIGGINFKSEWLSKQFSITESNSSSEKPPIPSEPNIDRNDILSLFIQSELSLLRMLNFFIGARYDQSSVYGDVITPRVGLVLNYERLTLKALYSEAFRAPKPWDYTSGLGNPNLTPEKMRSFELAGGYSFANILKVGVSFYNNKLIDIIDQEFIGNEYKWVNKGIVKVRGVETTTDIYLKNVKAYMNYTYNFSTNNDDIFLPEISRHIANVGVNVKLSEVIKLSLRGNYIGKRTNPQVITNTGNDLIDAAFILHSALTYTALKNLNLTLSIKNILDTEYYHTSNRPPDRYRQPQRTILFNVDFSF encoded by the coding sequence ATGATGTTATCGAATCAAAAAGAAATCCAACCAATAAAATCATCTCCAGCATTTTCTTTTATAAATAATTTCCCACTTCAATCAGTTAGTATATTTCAATTAATTTCTCTGCTTATAATTTTTGCGATTTTACTCAACTCAAAAATCTCTGCACAAGAAGATGAATTAACTAAACTACTTCAGCTTGATCTCGAGGAATTGACGGATCTAAAAATAATTTCTGCAACAAAAAGATTAAATAGAATTAGTGAAGTTCCTGCAACGGTAAGAGTTATTAAAACGGATGAAATTAAGGAAAACGGTTATCTAACACTTGAAGAAATTTTATCGGATTTGCCGGGATTTCAATTTAGAAATATACAGGGATTCAATAGCTATGTTTTTCAAAGAGGTATTATAAATCAAAATAATTATACGCTTCTGCTTGTCGATGGTGTTGAAATTAATGAACTAAGTTCGGGCGGTTTTTATGCGGGCGGACAATTTAATTTGGAGGATATTGAACAAATTGAAGTCGTTTACGGTCCGGCGTCATCTCTGTACGGAACTAATGCAATTTCCGGTGTAATTAATATTATCACGAAAAATCCCGAGGCGGAAAACGAAATTCATATCTCCGGCTTAATCGGTTCATTTAATACATATACAATTAATTCTAGTTATTCATTTTATGATGAAGAAGAAAAACTCGGTTTGAGAATTTCAGGAATGTATTATAATTCCGAAAAAGCTGATCTTGCCGGTGTCAATGGAGATTTCAATTGGTCACCTGATATGGAAAATTTTGAAAGAGATTATTCACTAAACTTAAAAACAGCATATAACAATTTTATATTGGGCGTTTTATTTCAAAACAAACAAGCTTCCCGAACTACAAATTATAGATCTGTTGGAACAAATTATTTAGATAAGAATAGTTTGTGGAATATAAGTTTCGCAAATATTTTTATGAAACATTCATTGTTCATTCAAGATAATCTTGATATTCAATCGAAAGTAGCTTATACCAACACAACGGTTCATGATAATACCATTGCTTATGTGACGGATACTTCTCAAGTTGGATACTATCGTCCAAACTATTCACTTACGGCTGAGCTTGTTACTTATTATCAACCACTAAGTGAATTGAAATTAATTGGAGGAATAAATTTCAAATCGGAATGGCTTTCGAAGCAGTTTTCAATTACAGAAAGTAATTCTTCATCAGAAAAACCACCCATTCCATCAGAACCAAATATTGATAGAAACGATATCTTAAGTTTATTCATTCAATCTGAACTGAGTTTATTGAGAATGTTAAATTTTTTCATCGGTGCTCGTTATGATCAAAGCAGTGTTTATGGAGATGTGATCACACCAAGAGTCGGATTAGTTCTAAATTATGAACGACTTACTTTAAAAGCTTTGTATTCAGAAGCATTCCGCGCACCTAAACCGTGGGATTATACAAGTGGTTTAGGAAATCCAAATTTGACACCTGAAAAAATGCGTTCTTTTGAGTTAGCCGGAGGATATTCCTTCGCCAATATTTTGAAAGTTGGAGTTTCATTTTATAATAATAAGCTGATAGATATTATTGACCAAGAGTTTATTGGTAACGAATACAAATGGGTTAATAAAGGAATAGTTAAAGTAAGAGGTGTTGAAACTACTACCGACATTTATCTGAAAAATGTGAAAGCTTACATGAATTATACATATAATTTTTCCACGAACAATGATGATATATTTCTTCCGGAGATTTCAAGACACATCGCAAATGTTGGAGTAAATGTTAAACTTTCTGAAGTAATAAAATTATCTCTAAGAGGAAATTATATTGGGAAGAGAACCAATCCGCAAGTTATTACAAACACCGGAAATGATTTAATTGATGCGGCATTTATTTTACACTCGGCTTTAACATACACTGCTTTAAAAAATCTGAATCTCACTTTGAGTATTAAAAATATCCTCGACACAGAATATTATCATACATCAAATAGACCGCCGGATAGATATAGACAGCCACAGCGTACTATTTTGTTTAATGTAGATTTTTCATTCTGA
- a CDS encoding YfiR family protein, producing the protein MKKTNINIARYVIISFVLLVSLRINLISQSESATLENVLSVYIYNFSKYIEWPPSQSDKFNICIWGENKIISPLEVIAKKETVNGKEIEVKELNKLNEIEKCNILFYPGNNIRVFSRLIDFANEKAILLITNSEGFAEKGAGINFIKVEDKIKFEINKRVLEKNKLIPNSRLLSLAVNVYE; encoded by the coding sequence ATGAAGAAAACAAATATTAATATTGCTCGTTATGTGATAATTAGTTTTGTTCTCTTGGTATCATTGCGAATTAATCTCATATCCCAAAGTGAATCTGCCACCCTTGAAAATGTTTTGTCGGTCTATATTTATAATTTTTCAAAATATATTGAATGGCCACCTAGTCAATCGGACAAATTCAATATTTGTATTTGGGGTGAAAATAAAATTATCTCCCCGCTGGAAGTCATTGCGAAGAAGGAAACTGTAAACGGAAAAGAAATTGAGGTGAAAGAATTAAACAAACTTAATGAGATCGAAAAATGTAATATTCTTTTCTATCCGGGAAATAATATTCGAGTCTTTTCAAGATTAATTGATTTTGCTAATGAGAAAGCAATTCTACTGATTACAAATTCAGAAGGATTCGCAGAGAAAGGTGCTGGAATTAATTTCATTAAAGTTGAGGATAAAATAAAATTCGAAATAAATAAACGGGTGCTGGAAAAAAATAAACTAATTCCAAATTCACGATTACTTTCTCTTGCCGTGAATGTTTATGAGTAA
- a CDS encoding ATP-binding protein, with amino-acid sequence MKKKFQNISIKNKLLLIITGASTFAIILGLVAYSVFDVINYREEIKNNSSITAALVGEYCKVPLSFGYNDEVDEVLIKLNAIPEIVNAFVFEHNGNLFSGYNRDDKSNLMINNYEEINFSDNWNYIHIIHEIKTGNEVEGTIYLRVSTASILEKIISNGSIILILLILLAIPIYIIANRLQKIISQPILNLAEASKQIARSESYEIVVDKNRKDEIGFLYRRFSEMVAKLKQRQDEIDKTSAELKKLNEELEDRVSVRTNELQHAIRDLNIAKQAVEMKNLALQNEIESRIATEKALFESEQKLENILNYAPLLVYINDLEGNYLFVNKEFEKLMKLSYDDVIGKTDLKLFPKERAERNIAQNKKVVETNQPQVFENESIKNGETRYFLDLLFPVMDSSNKIFATCGWSLDITDRKRSEQVLQESKEKAEAADRLKSAFLATMSHELRTPLNSIIGFTGILLKELAGPLNDEQKKQLGMAKNSAQHLLALINDVLDISKIEAGQLVVSLTKFDFISMLKNVINSITPLVQKKNLNLELDIPTTEVEVTSDERRLGQVFLNLLNNALKFTEKGIVKVDCKVYNGKIITKIIDTGIGIKPDDLEKLFKPFVQIDTGLTRNHEGTGLGLSISKKLVEKLGGSISVESEFGNGSTFVVTLDI; translated from the coding sequence ATGAAGAAAAAATTTCAAAATATCTCTATCAAAAACAAGCTTCTGTTAATTATAACAGGAGCAAGTACATTTGCTATAATTTTAGGATTAGTCGCCTATAGTGTGTTTGATGTAATTAATTATCGCGAGGAAATTAAGAATAATTCTTCTATTACAGCAGCCTTAGTAGGGGAGTATTGTAAAGTGCCGTTATCATTTGGTTACAATGATGAAGTAGATGAGGTTTTGATCAAACTAAATGCTATTCCGGAAATAGTGAACGCTTTTGTTTTTGAACATAATGGAAATCTATTTTCGGGGTATAACAGAGATGATAAAAGTAACCTAATGATCAACAATTATGAAGAAATAAATTTTAGTGATAATTGGAATTACATTCACATTATTCACGAGATTAAAACAGGAAATGAAGTTGAAGGGACAATTTACCTCCGAGTTTCTACCGCATCAATATTAGAAAAGATAATTAGCAACGGATCCATAATACTTATCCTATTAATTCTGTTAGCCATTCCAATTTATATTATTGCAAACCGTCTTCAAAAAATAATTTCTCAACCGATTCTAAATCTGGCTGAAGCATCGAAACAAATAGCAAGGTCCGAATCTTATGAAATTGTGGTTGATAAAAATAGAAAAGATGAAATCGGATTTCTTTACAGAAGATTCAGCGAAATGGTGGCAAAATTAAAACAAAGGCAAGATGAAATTGACAAAACTTCTGCCGAGTTAAAGAAGCTTAATGAAGAACTAGAAGACAGAGTAAGTGTAAGAACAAATGAATTACAACATGCTATAAGAGATCTAAATATTGCAAAACAAGCTGTTGAAATGAAAAACCTAGCTTTACAAAATGAAATTGAATCAAGAATAGCAACCGAGAAAGCTCTTTTCGAAAGTGAACAAAAATTAGAAAACATTCTTAATTATGCGCCTTTGCTTGTTTATATAAATGACCTTGAGGGAAACTATCTTTTTGTTAATAAAGAATTTGAAAAATTGATGAAGCTTAGTTATGACGATGTCATTGGGAAAACTGATTTAAAATTATTTCCTAAAGAAAGAGCTGAAAGAAATATTGCCCAGAATAAAAAAGTTGTTGAAACGAATCAGCCGCAAGTATTTGAAAATGAATCGATAAAGAATGGAGAAACTCGATATTTCTTAGATTTACTTTTCCCGGTTATGGATAGCAGTAATAAAATATTTGCAACCTGTGGATGGTCTCTCGATATAACTGATCGCAAAAGATCGGAACAAGTTTTACAAGAATCCAAAGAAAAAGCCGAAGCTGCTGATAGACTTAAGTCGGCTTTTCTTGCAACCATGTCTCACGAACTTCGTACTCCGTTAAATTCGATAATAGGTTTTACAGGCATTTTGTTAAAAGAATTAGCGGGACCATTGAATGATGAGCAAAAGAAACAACTTGGTATGGCAAAAAATAGCGCACAACATCTTCTAGCATTAATTAATGATGTGCTGGATATTTCTAAAATTGAAGCCGGTCAACTAGTTGTTTCATTAACCAAGTTTGATTTTATATCTATGCTTAAAAATGTGATAAATTCTATTACTCCTTTAGTACAAAAAAAGAATCTTAATTTAGAGTTAGATATTCCAACTACAGAAGTCGAAGTCACAAGTGATGAAAGAAGACTCGGGCAAGTGTTCTTGAACCTTCTTAACAATGCTTTAAAATTCACCGAAAAAGGAATTGTAAAAGTTGATTGCAAAGTTTATAATGGAAAAATTATTACAAAAATTATTGATACGGGAATCGGAATTAAACCGGATGATCTCGAAAAATTATTTAAACCATTTGTTCAAATTGATACCGGATTGACAAGAAATCATGAAGGAACCGGACTCGGTCTGTCAATCAGCAAAAAATTAGTAGAAAAATTGGGCGGTTCAATCTCTGTTGAAAGTGAATTCGGAAATGGAAGTACATTTGTTGTAACTTTAGATATTTAA
- a CDS encoding response regulator, which produces MKTRILIIEDNLQNMYMLSYLLESENYQVLQAFSGKDGIAIAINESPDVILLDIQLPQMDGYQVAAELRKQDSLKNIPIIAVTSYAMPGDREKALESGATGYIEKPINPDTFISQMISFLPKELHQKDES; this is translated from the coding sequence ATGAAAACGAGAATCTTGATAATAGAAGACAATCTTCAAAACATGTATATGCTGTCATATTTATTAGAAAGCGAGAACTATCAAGTGCTGCAAGCTTTTAGCGGAAAAGACGGAATTGCAATTGCGATTAATGAAAGTCCCGATGTAATTCTTTTGGATATTCAATTGCCGCAAATGGACGGTTATCAAGTAGCTGCTGAATTAAGAAAACAAGATTCTTTAAAAAATATTCCTATAATTGCTGTAACTTCGTACGCTATGCCGGGTGATAGAGAGAAGGCTTTAGAATCCGGCGCAACAGGCTATATCGAAAAACCGATAAACCCGGATACATTTATTTCACAGATGATTTCTTTCCTGCCGAAAGAACTTCATCAGAAAGATGAGAGTTAG
- a CDS encoding ATP-binding protein, with protein MKIILVDDKEENLYMLESLLTGNGYQIKSTQNGIEALAELKDDKYDLIISDILMPVMDGFAFCRECKKDETLKNIPFIFYTATYTDKKDEEFALSLGADRFVLKPQDPDVFIEIVRELLHEVEDRKLIPRTKNLMPENVLLKEYNAALIRKLEDKMQQSEENEKKLKIYVNELEKNIEERAAIEKELSESEERYRLILENSMDAILFTAPDGSIFSANKAACDLFQMTEEEIIQKGRNGIVDQSDPNLQILMKERREKGKAKGQLIFTKKDGTKFPAEMTSSIFTTSEGEKRSTTIIRDITEQMRVNQELIDSKNRAEKLNRLKTEFLAQMSHEIRSPLNAILNFAQVIKEEVSDEENETLEVAFSAIDSASKRMIRTVDSILNMSELQLGTYELSIERTNLVHILKSLISEYQGTADHKKLNLNFVTAFDEAIINTDDYAVKQIVANLIDNALKYTNDGGVEVKLYKNNDSKFCIEISDTGIGISEEFLPYLFDPFRQEEQGYSRTFDGSGLGMALTDKYCKLINADIQVDSQKYKGTTFCITLGDLKLTK; from the coding sequence ATGAAAATAATACTCGTTGATGATAAAGAAGAAAATCTTTATATGCTCGAATCTTTATTAACAGGCAACGGCTATCAAATAAAATCTACCCAGAATGGAATTGAAGCACTAGCCGAACTTAAAGATGACAAGTATGATTTGATAATCTCTGATATTCTTATGCCAGTTATGGATGGTTTTGCTTTTTGTCGTGAATGCAAAAAAGACGAAACACTTAAAAACATTCCGTTCATATTCTACACCGCTACTTACACCGATAAAAAAGATGAGGAATTTGCACTTAGTCTTGGAGCGGATCGATTTGTTTTGAAGCCGCAGGATCCCGATGTTTTTATTGAAATTGTTCGTGAACTATTACATGAAGTGGAAGACAGAAAACTTATCCCCAGAACAAAAAATTTAATGCCGGAAAATGTTTTACTGAAAGAATACAATGCGGCGCTCATTAGAAAATTAGAAGATAAGATGCAACAAAGTGAAGAGAATGAAAAGAAATTAAAAATATATGTAAATGAATTAGAGAAAAATATTGAAGAACGAGCGGCTATTGAAAAGGAATTAAGTGAAAGCGAAGAACGCTATCGCCTTATTCTTGAAAATAGCATGGATGCAATATTATTTACGGCACCGGACGGAAGTATTTTTTCGGCAAACAAGGCGGCATGCGATTTATTTCAAATGACCGAAGAAGAAATTATTCAAAAAGGAAGAAACGGTATAGTAGATCAATCCGATCCGAATTTACAAATTTTAATGAAGGAGAGGAGAGAAAAAGGAAAAGCAAAAGGTCAACTCATTTTCACTAAAAAGGATGGCACAAAGTTTCCAGCAGAAATGACCTCATCCATTTTTACGACTTCGGAGGGGGAAAAAAGATCTACCACAATTATACGAGATATAACCGAGCAAATGAGAGTTAATCAAGAATTAATCGATTCGAAAAATAGAGCTGAGAAATTGAATAGATTAAAAACAGAATTCCTTGCACAAATGTCTCATGAAATTAGAAGTCCGTTAAATGCGATACTTAATTTTGCTCAAGTAATAAAAGAAGAAGTTAGCGATGAAGAAAATGAAACTTTAGAAGTCGCGTTCTCGGCTATAGATTCTGCGAGTAAAAGAATGATTCGTACTGTTGATTCGATATTAAATATGTCCGAACTTCAACTTGGGACTTACGAACTGTCTATTGAGAGAACAAATCTGGTTCATATACTTAAAAGCCTAATTTCAGAATATCAGGGCACGGCAGATCATAAAAAATTGAATTTAAATTTTGTCACTGCTTTTGATGAAGCAATTATTAATACTGATGATTATGCCGTTAAACAAATTGTTGCCAACTTGATTGATAACGCGCTAAAATATACTAACGATGGGGGAGTTGAGGTTAAACTCTACAAAAATAATGATTCTAAATTTTGTATAGAAATATCTGATACGGGTATTGGTATTTCCGAAGAGTTCTTACCATATTTGTTCGATCCATTCAGACAGGAAGAACAGGGATATTCTCGTACATTTGACGGAAGCGGTTTGGGAATGGCATTAACCGATAAGTATTGCAAATTGATCAATGCTGATATCCAAGTAGATAGTCAGAAGTACAAAGGAACAACTTTTTGTATTACTTTAGGCGACTTAAAACTTACCAAATAA
- a CDS encoding peroxiredoxin: protein MSEETRVGIPLLGEVMPSLEVQTTHGMKNIPGDYKGKWIVLFSHPGDFTPVCTTEFVAFAKRVNEFKKLNAELIGHSIDQVFSHIKWVDWIKENLNVEIPFPVIADDMGRVAMKLGMIHPGKGTNTVRAVFVIDPEGKIRLMIYYPQEIGRQVDEVLRALKALQISDSQKVAMPENWPNNEIMGDKVIIPPPKDVVTARAREKENVEGYDWWFKFKKLDN, encoded by the coding sequence ATGTCAGAAGAAACAAGAGTTGGTATTCCGTTACTTGGTGAAGTTATGCCAAGCTTAGAAGTTCAAACAACACACGGTATGAAGAATATTCCGGGTGATTATAAAGGTAAATGGATTGTACTTTTTTCACATCCCGGTGATTTTACACCGGTTTGCACAACTGAGTTTGTTGCGTTTGCAAAAAGAGTAAATGAATTCAAAAAATTAAATGCCGAGTTAATAGGTCATTCTATCGATCAGGTGTTTTCACATATCAAATGGGTTGATTGGATTAAAGAAAATTTAAATGTAGAAATTCCGTTCCCAGTAATAGCCGATGATATGGGTAGAGTTGCAATGAAATTGGGAATGATTCATCCCGGGAAAGGAACAAACACTGTTCGCGCGGTTTTTGTAATTGATCCCGAAGGCAAAATAAGATTGATGATTTATTATCCGCAAGAAATCGGCAGACAAGTTGATGAAGTTTTACGTGCGTTGAAAGCATTACAAATTTCCGATTCACAAAAAGTTGCTATGCCGGAAAACTGGCCGAATAATGAAATTATGGGCGACAAAGTAATTATTCCTCCACCAAAAGATGTTGTTACCGCACGAGCTCGTGAAAAAGAAAATGTTGAAGGTTACGACTGGTGGTTTAAGTTCAAGAAGCTTGATAACTAG
- a CDS encoding alpha/beta hydrolase-fold protein: MCFRKYLMLIAVLGINVYPSEFQDFLSRVNSINNPTDKQAVVDSFLIHADSVGVPFVEGNTANFLYKGNVSSVQVAGDFNGWSSSAMSRLSGTDLFYLTRNFELDARFDYKLVVNGQMILDPRNPNTVPGGFGKNSELAMPDYVQPWEIVYNPIVERGKLTNFSLSSQIMNRNYSVTIYFPVGYDSAKSGGYSTAFYQDGSDYLSLGYGWVILDNLISQNIIEPILGVFVRPTNRNDEYAYDNRFKYAEFFANELVPHIDSMFNTTKSPQNRLVIGDSFGGNISALISYQYPEVFGLCGLHSAAFWPNDYEVYNMIVNGERKDIKYYSVWGSYESLFTNMRNFQSEMISLGYEIDGKEFHEGHSWGLWRATTDLILEYFFPSNTTNVVIDELVNEFVLYQNYPNPFNPSTTIKFSIPHSEFTTLKVYDLLGREVDTLLDEYLVPGTYQMEFDGSKLTSGIYFYTLYLNGNIQTKKMTLIK, translated from the coding sequence ATGTGTTTTAGAAAATATTTGATGCTGATTGCTGTCCTTGGAATCAATGTCTATCCTTCTGAATTTCAAGATTTTCTAAGTAGAGTAAACAGCATAAATAATCCAACGGATAAGCAAGCCGTGGTTGATAGTTTTTTGATTCACGCTGATTCAGTTGGAGTTCCGTTTGTGGAAGGAAATACAGCTAACTTTCTTTACAAAGGAAATGTAAGCTCGGTACAAGTTGCCGGAGATTTCAACGGCTGGAGTTCATCGGCTATGTCTCGCTTAAGTGGAACTGATTTATTTTATCTAACCAGAAATTTTGAACTTGATGCTAGGTTTGATTATAAGTTGGTTGTAAATGGACAAATGATTTTAGATCCGCGTAACCCCAATACAGTTCCGGGTGGATTTGGTAAAAATTCCGAACTGGCAATGCCGGATTATGTTCAACCATGGGAAATTGTTTACAATCCAATTGTTGAAAGAGGAAAGCTGACTAACTTTTCTTTGTCTTCCCAAATCATGAACAGAAATTATTCTGTAACAATTTACTTTCCTGTTGGTTATGATAGTGCAAAATCCGGAGGCTACTCGACAGCATTTTATCAAGATGGAAGCGATTATTTAAGTCTTGGTTATGGTTGGGTTATTTTGGACAATTTAATTTCACAAAATATAATTGAACCAATTTTAGGAGTTTTTGTTAGACCAACAAACAGAAACGATGAGTATGCTTACGATAACCGATTTAAATATGCAGAGTTTTTTGCAAATGAATTAGTCCCTCATATTGACTCGATGTTCAATACTACAAAATCTCCGCAAAATAGATTGGTCATTGGCGATTCATTCGGCGGTAATATTTCTGCGTTGATAAGCTACCAATACCCGGAAGTATTTGGTTTATGCGGACTTCATTCGGCAGCATTTTGGCCTAACGATTATGAAGTATATAACATGATCGTAAATGGAGAAAGGAAAGATATAAAGTATTACTCAGTTTGGGGAAGTTATGAAAGCTTGTTCACTAACATGCGAAACTTCCAAAGCGAAATGATCTCGTTGGGATATGAAATAGACGGTAAAGAATTTCATGAAGGACATAGCTGGGGATTATGGCGAGCAACAACTGATTTAATTTTGGAATATTTCTTCCCATCAAATACGACAAACGTTGTAATTGATGAATTAGTTAATGAATTTGTTTTGTATCAAAACTATCCTAATCCGTTTAATCCATCTACAACAATAAAATTTTCAATTCCCCATTCTGAATTTACAACACTTAAAGTTTATGATCTATTGGGTAGAGAAGTCGATACTTTACTTGATGAGTATCTGGTTCCCGGTACATATCAAATGGAATTTGATGGCAGCAAACTTACTAGCGGCATATATTTTTATACTTTATATCTCAACGGAAATATTCAAACAAAAAAAATGACATTAATAAAGTAG
- a CDS encoding FAD-binding oxidoreductase: MIIKTEQSELQNFLVDASNYKGKCEEVYFPESKYDVVEIFQLANSLNKQITICGNRTGLTGGCVPIDGILISTDKLNKIIEINEKQKYAIVQPGLLLRDFITLVEEKNLYYPPDPTEKDCYIGGTVANNASGAKTFKYGATREFVIGLEIILPNGEEVYLERDQQFANGYDLKLQCKSGSVINLSIPKYRMPKTKHAAGYFVKKNMDAIDLFIGAEGTFGFISEIKLKLLNKPENILSSVIFFSTENNALKFVEDAREETYKNRKDSFTESIDALALEYFDGNSLKFLYEEYPNIPRHAESAVWFEQEFSSDSEESIFNKWIELIEECNGDVESAWFANNEKDRKQFGEFRHAVSWKVNEYISRNNILKVGTDIAVPDENFKEFYNFAKKIVAESNIDQIAYGHFGNSHLHLNMLPKTELEYKTAKNIYSIICKKAVELNGTISAEHGIGKLKRDYLQLMFTENEIRQMANLKKQIDPKLILNIGNIIDPKFYEGL, from the coding sequence ATGATTATAAAAACCGAACAATCCGAATTACAAAACTTTCTTGTTGATGCATCAAACTATAAAGGAAAATGTGAAGAAGTTTATTTTCCTGAATCAAAATACGATGTAGTAGAAATTTTTCAACTGGCAAACTCATTGAATAAGCAAATTACAATTTGTGGAAATAGGACCGGCTTAACTGGAGGCTGTGTTCCGATTGACGGTATTTTAATTTCAACTGATAAATTGAATAAAATTATTGAAATAAATGAAAAGCAGAAATATGCAATTGTTCAGCCGGGTCTTTTGTTAAGGGATTTTATAACTCTTGTCGAAGAGAAAAATCTTTACTATCCGCCGGATCCAACAGAAAAAGATTGTTACATAGGCGGAACCGTTGCAAATAATGCTTCCGGTGCAAAAACTTTTAAGTACGGTGCAACAAGAGAATTTGTAATCGGATTAGAGATAATTCTTCCAAATGGAGAAGAAGTGTATCTTGAACGTGATCAGCAATTTGCAAATGGATATGATCTTAAACTGCAATGTAAAAGTGGAAGCGTTATAAATCTTTCTATTCCGAAATATCGAATGCCTAAGACCAAACACGCAGCGGGATATTTTGTAAAAAAAAATATGGATGCAATTGACTTGTTCATAGGGGCAGAAGGAACTTTTGGGTTTATATCTGAAATAAAATTGAAGCTTCTTAACAAACCGGAAAATATTTTATCGTCCGTAATATTTTTTAGTACTGAAAATAATGCATTAAAATTTGTTGAAGATGCACGTGAAGAAACTTATAAAAATCGCAAAGATTCTTTTACTGAAAGTATTGATGCTCTTGCCTTAGAATACTTTGATGGTAACTCGTTAAAATTCTTGTATGAAGAATATCCTAATATACCTCGTCATGCCGAATCCGCGGTTTGGTTTGAGCAGGAATTTAGTTCGGATAGCGAAGAATCTATTTTTAACAAATGGATTGAACTTATTGAAGAGTGTAACGGTGATGTTGAATCCGCGTGGTTTGCTAATAATGAAAAAGATAGAAAACAGTTTGGCGAATTTCGTCATGCTGTTTCTTGGAAGGTGAATGAATATATCTCAAGAAATAATATCTTAAAAGTGGGAACTGATATTGCGGTTCCGGATGAGAATTTCAAAGAGTTTTACAACTTTGCAAAAAAGATAGTTGCGGAAAGTAATATTGATCAAATAGCATACGGACATTTTGGTAATTCACATCTGCACCTAAACATGCTTCCTAAAACTGAATTAGAATATAAAACTGCAAAAAATATTTACTCGATAATTTGTAAAAAAGCGGTGGAATTAAATGGAACAATTTCTGCCGAACACGGTATAGGGAAATTAAAAAGAGATTATCTGCAATTAATGTTTACGGAAAACGAGATACGGCAAATGGCTAATCTGAAAAAACAGATTGACCCAAAATTAATTTTAAACATCGGTAACATAATCGATCCGAAATTTTATGAAGGTTTATAA